The Kocuria sp. TGY1127_2 genome includes a window with the following:
- a CDS encoding ABC transporter permease, translating to MNVVQQTWNWFTDPQSWGGSSGIWVRLGEHLEYTGLVLGIAVIVAIPVGLWLGHTRRGGNVVIGLTGALRSLPTLGLLTLFALWIGIGLTAPVLALVILAVAPLLANAYAGIAAVDPAVVDAARAQGMKEWQILTKVEIPNAVPILFGGIRNATLQIVATVTVMAYIDLGGLGRFLIDGLAVRDYSRMVASMLLAAVLALVLDGILALVQRALTSPGLVKEES from the coding sequence ATGAACGTTGTCCAACAGACGTGGAATTGGTTCACGGATCCGCAGTCATGGGGCGGTTCCAGTGGCATTTGGGTGCGGCTCGGCGAGCACCTCGAGTACACGGGACTCGTGCTCGGAATAGCAGTGATCGTCGCGATCCCCGTGGGGCTTTGGCTAGGTCATACGCGGCGGGGTGGAAACGTGGTGATCGGTTTGACCGGTGCGTTGCGCTCCCTGCCGACGCTGGGCCTGCTGACCTTGTTTGCCCTGTGGATTGGCATTGGTCTGACCGCGCCGGTTCTCGCCCTGGTGATTCTGGCCGTTGCCCCGTTGCTGGCCAACGCATACGCCGGGATCGCGGCGGTTGACCCGGCCGTTGTCGATGCCGCTCGGGCTCAAGGAATGAAGGAATGGCAGATTCTGACCAAAGTGGAGATTCCCAACGCCGTGCCGATCCTCTTCGGCGGAATCCGTAATGCGACCCTTCAGATCGTCGCCACCGTCACTGTCATGGCCTATATCGATTTGGGTGGCTTGGGCCGTTTTCTGATCGACGGACTGGCCGTCCGAGATTATTCCCGCATGGTTGCGTCGATGCTGCTCGCCGCTGTTCTGGCCCTCGTGCTGGACGGGATTTTGGCCCTGGTGCAGCGTGCGCTCACTTCACCCGGACTGGTCAAGGAGGAATCGTGA
- a CDS encoding ABC transporter substrate-binding protein — protein sequence MVNRESVNTSRRQVLGLVAAASVLGLTGCGLSGKNALGPSKGKGTVVVGSADFVESQIIAEIYTAALNNAGHKAESQPAIGAREAYIGAVQQGSVSVVPDYSGNLLQYFDEKATASTAEDIMQALRAAVPEGLQVLDPSPAEDKDALVVTQEVAQKYNLKSLEDLGRVCSSLKLAGPPEFQERAYGLPGLKAKYGCVPAKFSPINDSGGPLTVKALTDDQVQVADIFTTTPAIEKNNFVVLQDPKNNFLAQQAIPLIRKDQVPEAAQAVLNKVSKTLTTEDLIHLNDRVSGDEKASTVQAAKDWVSDKGL from the coding sequence ATCGTGAATCGCGAATCGGTGAACACCTCGCGGCGCCAGGTGCTCGGCCTGGTCGCGGCCGCGTCAGTTCTGGGCCTGACCGGGTGCGGGCTGTCAGGGAAGAACGCGCTCGGCCCGTCCAAGGGCAAAGGCACCGTGGTCGTCGGTTCCGCGGATTTCGTGGAATCTCAGATCATCGCGGAAATTTATACTGCCGCGCTCAATAACGCCGGGCACAAAGCGGAAAGTCAGCCTGCGATCGGGGCCCGTGAAGCATATATCGGCGCCGTGCAGCAAGGGAGCGTGAGCGTGGTTCCTGATTACTCGGGAAACCTTTTGCAGTATTTCGACGAAAAGGCGACCGCGAGTACGGCCGAGGACATCATGCAGGCCCTACGGGCCGCGGTTCCGGAAGGCCTGCAGGTTTTGGACCCGTCTCCGGCAGAAGACAAGGACGCCCTCGTGGTGACCCAAGAAGTTGCGCAGAAGTACAACCTGAAATCCCTGGAAGACTTGGGCAGAGTTTGTTCAAGCCTCAAGTTGGCGGGGCCGCCCGAGTTTCAAGAGCGGGCGTACGGGCTGCCGGGGCTCAAGGCCAAATACGGGTGCGTGCCGGCCAAGTTCTCTCCTATCAACGACTCCGGCGGTCCCTTGACGGTCAAAGCCCTGACCGATGACCAGGTGCAGGTTGCGGACATCTTCACGACGACGCCCGCGATTGAGAAGAACAACTTCGTGGTGCTTCAGGATCCCAAGAACAATTTTCTGGCGCAGCAGGCCATCCCGCTGATCCGAAAAGATCAGGTTCCGGAAGCGGCCCAGGCAGTGCTCAACAAGGTCTCCAAGACATTGACCACTGAGGACCTGATCCACCTCAACGACCGGGTCAGTGGGGACGAAAAGGCCTCAACCGTTCAGGCTGCCAAGGATTGGGTTTCGGATAAGGGCCTCTGA
- a CDS encoding LysR family transcriptional regulator: MDLELRHLRALEAVGRKKSFTAAARSLHITQPALSRTIQQLEARLGGVTLLNRSSRSVDLTPQGQRLFERARTILREIEDAIAETHQVEELRIGFPWALPDPWISRTLATFERSSGIRTHLTRHDDVCSALLNRAVDVALTRQTLMGTEVETIELFREPRVAAVSTGSRLARRTSIPWKELGQHPVVINTLSGNTRPSLWDPGQRPSSIIECANYDEWITLVAAGKGVGATPASAAASYGHSRVAFVPLDEAPSVPLCLAWRTSSNSRAIQEFRNAALSTLPCRTEGRN; encoded by the coding sequence ATGGACCTGGAATTGCGCCACCTCCGCGCGCTCGAGGCGGTCGGCCGGAAGAAGTCGTTCACGGCCGCCGCCCGCAGCCTGCACATCACTCAACCGGCCTTGAGCCGAACCATCCAACAGCTGGAGGCTCGCCTCGGCGGGGTTACTCTGCTGAACCGCTCTTCCCGCTCCGTAGACCTGACCCCTCAGGGGCAAAGGCTATTCGAACGGGCCAGGACCATCCTCCGCGAGATCGAGGACGCCATCGCTGAGACTCATCAGGTGGAAGAGCTGCGCATCGGTTTCCCGTGGGCTCTTCCCGACCCGTGGATTTCCCGGACTTTGGCGACCTTCGAGCGTTCCAGCGGCATCCGAACGCATCTGACCAGACATGATGACGTATGCTCCGCGTTGCTGAACCGAGCCGTGGATGTGGCTCTCACGCGGCAAACTCTCATGGGGACAGAGGTCGAAACGATTGAGCTCTTCCGAGAACCGCGTGTCGCCGCGGTCAGCACCGGCAGTCGTTTGGCTCGGCGAACATCGATCCCCTGGAAGGAACTCGGCCAACATCCCGTGGTGATCAATACGCTGAGCGGCAATACGCGGCCGTCTCTCTGGGATCCCGGGCAGAGGCCCTCTTCAATCATCGAATGCGCCAATTACGACGAATGGATCACCTTGGTCGCAGCAGGCAAGGGTGTCGGCGCAACGCCGGCCTCGGCTGCGGCGTCGTACGGGCACTCGAGAGTCGCATTCGTCCCGCTCGACGAAGCCCCGTCCGTACCCCTCTGCTTGGCGTGGCGTACGAGCTCGAACTCGCGCGCGATCCAGGAGTTCAGAAACGCAGCACTCTCGACTCTCCCCTGCCGCACAGAGGGTCGAAACTAG
- a CDS encoding ABC transporter permease, with protein MSWLFHNLSYVGELTGLHLLQSVLPVIIGTIISIPIARFAAVRRARGAEGSGRAARARAGKARRGVVVNAAALLYTIPSLALFVLLPLILGTAITSLTNVIIALSLYVIAMMVRSCVDAFESVDGAVLDAATAVGYRSARRFWTVELPLSIPVMAAGLRVALVSNISMVSVGAVIGIQSLGTLFTDGLRRDFTTEIVVGIVLIAIIAIVLDRLVALAASAATRWQVRS; from the coding sequence ATGAGCTGGCTCTTCCACAATCTCTCCTACGTGGGCGAGCTGACCGGGTTGCATCTGCTCCAGTCGGTTCTGCCGGTCATCATCGGGACCATCATCTCGATCCCGATCGCACGTTTTGCCGCTGTCCGTCGTGCTCGGGGTGCGGAAGGTTCCGGGCGGGCCGCCAGAGCCCGCGCGGGCAAAGCGCGACGCGGCGTCGTGGTGAATGCGGCGGCATTGCTGTACACGATTCCTTCGTTGGCTCTCTTCGTGCTGTTGCCCCTGATCCTCGGCACCGCGATCACCTCCCTGACCAACGTGATCATCGCGCTGAGCCTGTACGTCATCGCCATGATGGTCCGTTCATGTGTGGACGCATTCGAGTCCGTTGACGGCGCCGTGCTCGACGCGGCCACGGCGGTGGGCTATCGATCCGCACGTCGCTTCTGGACGGTTGAGCTTCCGCTATCGATTCCGGTGATGGCCGCAGGGCTCCGCGTGGCCCTGGTATCCAATATTTCGATGGTTTCGGTGGGCGCCGTGATCGGGATCCAGTCGCTCGGTACGCTCTTCACGGATGGCCTCCGGCGTGACTTCACCACGGAAATCGTGGTGGGCATTGTGTTGATCGCGATCATCGCCATCGTGCTCGACCGTTTGGTCGCCTTGGCCGCGTCGGCCGCTACTCGTTGGCAGGTGAGGTCATGA
- a CDS encoding esterase family protein — MGFFDVTGWGFLFGILAVTIIVFVLGVLLLPRLSAPGPAKYVAQAVAFVVVSALVLTTATAWLNKENNWYTSWDDVFNGTDTAAASPRQTFGQKAAKTVHALPISGQASDKQKDPAANPAFQRKIKNGSSSSTYFSVKLPGQVSGQSYDVMAWLPASYFENPERFYPVIMGFSGFPGSPETYSKSIDYGHLIEDAVSRGKLRESIFVVPAVYPGDYDSECVDGTQSQSGGTTPKVETFITQDVVPWVKQNFRVSDDPRAWALTGYSAGGWCSAMLSMRHPDLFSSSMIQAGYFEPLYSANQQWNSHNDPRYDLQKLAAEKRPDTNLYYFSSQDDTLSWPSVNDFKGKVGGPTSLTLDSIKSGGHRQEVWVPGMTKGLNWLGRTSPFFAPLT, encoded by the coding sequence ATGGGTTTTTTTGACGTCACCGGGTGGGGATTCTTATTCGGAATCCTCGCAGTGACCATCATCGTTTTCGTGCTGGGTGTGCTCCTGCTGCCGAGGCTATCGGCTCCCGGCCCCGCCAAATATGTGGCACAGGCCGTTGCGTTCGTCGTGGTTTCTGCCCTGGTTCTGACCACGGCCACCGCCTGGCTCAACAAAGAGAACAATTGGTACACCTCGTGGGACGACGTCTTCAATGGAACGGACACGGCCGCCGCGAGCCCCAGACAGACTTTCGGGCAGAAAGCGGCAAAAACGGTTCACGCCTTGCCCATTTCCGGACAAGCTTCGGATAAGCAGAAAGACCCCGCCGCAAACCCCGCCTTCCAACGCAAGATCAAAAACGGCTCATCGAGCAGCACGTACTTTTCCGTGAAATTGCCGGGTCAGGTCAGCGGACAGAGCTACGACGTCATGGCTTGGTTGCCCGCGTCGTATTTTGAGAATCCGGAACGCTTCTACCCGGTGATCATGGGCTTCAGCGGTTTTCCGGGTTCACCCGAGACCTATTCGAAATCCATCGACTACGGCCACCTGATCGAAGACGCCGTGAGCCGCGGCAAACTTCGCGAATCCATCTTCGTGGTTCCAGCGGTCTATCCCGGCGACTACGACAGCGAATGCGTGGATGGCACGCAGTCCCAATCCGGCGGAACCACGCCCAAGGTTGAAACCTTCATCACGCAGGACGTCGTTCCGTGGGTCAAGCAGAATTTCCGAGTTTCGGACGATCCCCGCGCTTGGGCCTTGACGGGTTACAGCGCCGGCGGCTGGTGTTCGGCGATGCTGAGCATGCGGCATCCGGATCTCTTCTCGTCGTCAATGATCCAGGCCGGGTACTTCGAACCGCTCTATTCGGCCAATCAACAGTGGAATTCTCACAACGACCCACGGTACGACCTGCAGAAATTGGCCGCAGAGAAGCGCCCCGACACGAATCTTTACTATTTCTCGAGCCAAGACGACACGCTCTCCTGGCCTTCGGTGAACGACTTCAAAGGCAAAGTTGGCGGCCCCACGTCCCTGACCTTGGATTCCATCAAATCCGGAGGGCACCGCCAAGAGGTCTGGGTGCCGGGTATGACCAAAGGCCTGAATTGGCTCGGACGCACCAGCCCGTTTTTCGCCCCACTGACCTGA
- a CDS encoding DoxX family protein, translating into MSYPQNSTLSAPLGLLLLRVGLGIVFLMHGLQKFNEWTLDGTAANFQQMGVPSPELSAAVAAYAELIGGIALIVGVLSRLAGLVLAIDMFGAIYFVHGSQGFFASDGGYESVLVLALASLAVFLVGPGRFAIAGALEGRRGWGAFA; encoded by the coding sequence ATGAGTTACCCACAGAATTCAACCTTGTCCGCGCCTTTGGGCCTCCTGCTTCTGCGTGTTGGCCTGGGCATTGTCTTCTTGATGCACGGTCTGCAAAAGTTCAACGAGTGGACCCTCGACGGAACCGCAGCGAACTTCCAGCAAATGGGCGTTCCATCCCCTGAGCTTTCCGCTGCGGTGGCCGCCTATGCCGAGTTGATCGGCGGTATCGCCTTGATCGTCGGTGTGCTTTCTCGGCTTGCTGGGCTGGTTCTGGCGATCGATATGTTCGGGGCAATCTATTTTGTCCACGGTTCCCAGGGGTTTTTCGCCTCGGACGGCGGATACGAATCCGTTCTGGTGCTGGCCCTCGCTTCGCTCGCTGTTTTTCTCGTCGGTCCCGGCCGATTTGCGATCGCCGGTGCACTTGAGGGACGGCGTGGTTGGGGAGCTTTCGCCTAG
- the nhaA gene encoding Na+/H+ antiporter NhaA, which translates to MSHRAPQRFAATLRQESTGGVLLLVATLLAIVLANSGASSWYFSVRDDHLGFRIGSLNLDMSVGHWAADGLLAVFFFIVGLELKKEFAVGELRDPGKSIVPMTAAVGGVALPALIFAAVAIGSGGEALSGWAVPTATDIAFAVAVLAVVGRNLPGALRTFLLTLAVVDDLIAITIIAVFYTSDLNFLYLALALIPLAAYAFIAYRGERLLHLKPGSAWLLLLPLGALTWAFFVGSGIHATIAGVLLGFCVPVKRSSRTPDSAHGGLTEVLEHRVRPLSAGLCVPVFAFFSAGVAIGGFRGFVESISSPAAIGIVVGLLAGKCLGITGATWLITRFRGVNVDPSIRWPDVFGVSLVAGIGFTVSLLIAELSFGGDTPLGDTAKVAILSASVLAALLGGSFLAVRSRHYACQPRRTPGNSCGQPGESGVNLPLS; encoded by the coding sequence ATGTCACACCGTGCCCCTCAGCGCTTCGCCGCGACTCTGCGTCAGGAGTCCACAGGCGGGGTGCTTCTCCTCGTGGCGACCCTCCTGGCCATAGTTCTGGCCAATAGCGGTGCCTCTTCTTGGTATTTTTCGGTTCGCGACGACCACCTCGGTTTCCGCATCGGTTCTCTCAATCTCGATATGTCGGTCGGCCACTGGGCCGCCGACGGATTGCTGGCCGTGTTCTTCTTCATCGTCGGTTTGGAACTCAAGAAGGAATTCGCGGTGGGTGAGCTGCGCGATCCCGGCAAATCCATTGTTCCCATGACCGCTGCGGTGGGCGGAGTCGCGCTTCCAGCCCTGATCTTTGCAGCCGTCGCCATCGGCTCCGGCGGCGAAGCGTTGAGCGGTTGGGCTGTCCCCACGGCTACGGACATCGCCTTCGCGGTCGCGGTGCTCGCCGTCGTGGGTCGGAACCTCCCAGGGGCTCTGCGAACTTTTCTCCTGACCTTGGCCGTGGTCGACGATCTCATCGCAATCACGATCATCGCGGTTTTTTACACCTCGGACCTCAACTTCCTGTACCTCGCACTTGCCCTGATTCCCCTGGCCGCATATGCATTCATCGCTTACCGGGGCGAGAGGCTGCTCCATCTCAAGCCAGGTTCCGCGTGGCTCCTGCTCTTGCCGTTGGGCGCTCTGACATGGGCGTTTTTCGTTGGTTCGGGTATCCACGCAACCATCGCGGGCGTTCTCCTGGGCTTCTGCGTCCCCGTCAAACGCAGTTCCAGAACTCCCGACTCCGCCCATGGGGGCCTCACGGAGGTCCTGGAGCACCGCGTCAGACCATTGTCTGCTGGCCTGTGCGTACCGGTATTCGCGTTCTTCTCGGCCGGCGTGGCCATCGGAGGTTTCCGCGGATTCGTCGAATCCATCAGCAGCCCGGCGGCCATAGGGATCGTCGTCGGTCTCCTGGCCGGCAAGTGCCTCGGAATCACGGGAGCGACGTGGCTGATCACCCGTTTTCGTGGAGTCAATGTGGACCCCAGCATCCGCTGGCCAGATGTATTCGGTGTCTCGCTTGTGGCCGGAATCGGGTTCACGGTTTCCTTGCTGATCGCTGAGTTGAGTTTTGGCGGAGACACTCCGTTGGGCGACACCGCCAAGGTCGCCATTCTTTCGGCATCCGTACTCGCAGCGCTCCTCGGAGGTTCGTTCCTGGCCGTCAGGAGCAGACACTATGCGTGCCAGCCACGTCGGACGCCTGGGAATTCCTGTGGACAACCGGGGGAGTCCGGCGTGAACCTCCCCCTATCCTGA
- a CDS encoding ABC transporter ATP-binding protein, protein MPLGKTDAIEFIGVSKEYGSTTAVDELNLAIPDGLITVFVGPSGCGKTTSLRMINRMVEPTHGQILIQGKDNREQSAYELRRSMGYVMQQSGLMPHRTVADNISTVPRLNGASKSECRARALDLMDTVGLDRGLAKRYPAQLSGGQAQRVGVARALAADSPILLMDEPFSAVDPVVRADLQRELIRLHETLERTIVFVTHDIDEAVTLGQRVAVFGEGGRVAQFGSPEEILREPADDFVASFVGHDRGTRRLTFASGGEVPIHPLDTENRPWGDWDLALDDAGRPAGWLIDGRNIIGGSLFPRGGNLRDALDSVLSSPSGWGVAVDEDGKALGLLASDDVMDAAARERRSRYGVGL, encoded by the coding sequence ATGCCACTAGGAAAAACGGACGCAATTGAGTTCATCGGAGTCTCCAAGGAGTATGGCTCCACCACCGCTGTGGACGAACTGAACCTCGCGATTCCGGACGGACTCATCACGGTTTTCGTCGGTCCCTCCGGATGCGGAAAGACGACGTCGTTGCGCATGATCAACCGAATGGTCGAGCCGACCCACGGACAAATACTGATCCAGGGGAAAGACAACCGGGAACAGTCGGCCTACGAGCTGCGCCGTTCCATGGGGTATGTGATGCAGCAGTCCGGTCTGATGCCGCACCGCACCGTGGCGGACAATATCTCGACCGTTCCCCGGTTGAACGGCGCCTCGAAGAGCGAGTGCCGCGCCCGGGCCCTCGACCTGATGGACACCGTAGGCCTGGATCGAGGGCTGGCCAAGCGATACCCCGCACAACTGTCCGGCGGCCAGGCTCAACGAGTCGGGGTTGCCCGCGCACTGGCTGCGGACTCCCCAATCCTCCTGATGGATGAGCCGTTTTCGGCCGTGGATCCTGTGGTCCGCGCCGACCTTCAGCGTGAGCTCATCCGACTCCACGAGACGCTCGAGCGAACCATCGTCTTCGTAACTCACGACATCGACGAAGCCGTGACGCTGGGGCAGCGGGTCGCCGTCTTCGGAGAAGGCGGCCGAGTCGCCCAGTTCGGCAGCCCTGAAGAGATCCTCCGCGAACCGGCGGACGATTTCGTAGCCTCTTTCGTCGGGCACGACCGTGGCACGCGCCGGCTCACATTCGCTTCCGGAGGGGAAGTTCCCATCCACCCGTTGGACACAGAAAATCGGCCCTGGGGCGATTGGGACCTTGCTCTCGACGACGCCGGCCGTCCCGCGGGCTGGCTCATCGACGGACGCAATATCATCGGTGGCAGCCTCTTCCCCCGGGGAGGAAATCTGCGCGATGCGTTGGACTCGGTGCTGTCTTCCCCCTCCGGGTGGGGAGTCGCTGTGGATGAAGACGGAAAGGCCCTCGGCCTGCTGGCCTCCGACGACGTCATGGACGCGGCCGCGAGAGAGCGGCGCAGTCGTTACGGGGTAGGCCTATGA
- a CDS encoding MarR family winged helix-turn-helix transcriptional regulator — protein MSHAPQAQREPQWLTQEEREAWLCLSAIMFQLPGQLENQLQRDSNLGFVEYMVLAMLSEAPDQHLTMTELSSQTNTRLARLSRVVKRLEEDAYVARTTSEVDRRVSICHLRPAGHEAVIEAAPGHVAQVRAAVFNRLTKRQVTQLAGIGEALLGGKPSSIVAAQLAQGARPRG, from the coding sequence GTGTCCCACGCGCCCCAAGCCCAGCGCGAGCCGCAGTGGCTGACGCAAGAAGAGCGTGAAGCCTGGTTGTGCCTCTCGGCGATCATGTTTCAGCTGCCCGGACAGCTGGAAAACCAGCTGCAGCGAGATTCCAACCTTGGATTCGTCGAATACATGGTCTTGGCCATGCTCTCCGAGGCCCCTGACCAGCATCTGACGATGACGGAGCTGTCCTCCCAAACAAATACTCGCCTCGCCCGACTTTCACGGGTTGTGAAACGGCTGGAGGAGGATGCTTACGTTGCGAGGACAACCTCGGAGGTCGACCGGCGCGTCAGCATCTGCCATCTTCGCCCGGCCGGGCACGAAGCCGTCATCGAGGCGGCCCCGGGTCACGTGGCGCAAGTGCGTGCCGCCGTGTTCAACCGCCTGACCAAACGCCAGGTCACTCAGCTCGCCGGAATCGGTGAGGCATTGTTGGGCGGAAAACCGTCGTCGATCGTCGCGGCTCAGCTGGCGCAAGGAGCCCGTCCCCGCGGGTGA
- a CDS encoding GntR family transcriptional regulator produces MSTASLPKYRAVERQLRARIAGLDDGTLLPTETEMCEEYCVSRITMRRAIEEIARDGLVTRHRGHGTKVNRPEPTTSENHVDQGEHFDSRFTGFFGQLTGFGHRVHSDVLEFGPVQANMAVSKALRVDPHSEVFHMSRRRYVDGNVHQLSRTWFVPGQFPGIEDEDFREQSLYGYLEREHGVSIAQQDLSVSLLVPSRDEARTLSISDRQPRLSLQITAYSADGRPFLYGESIFVSSDAHIFFTTTGASPQR; encoded by the coding sequence GTGTCCACCGCTTCATTGCCGAAGTACCGCGCAGTAGAACGGCAATTGCGCGCCCGAATCGCCGGCCTCGACGACGGCACTCTTCTGCCTACCGAGACCGAGATGTGCGAAGAGTACTGCGTCTCGCGAATTACGATGCGGCGAGCAATCGAGGAAATCGCTCGCGACGGCCTGGTGACCCGGCACCGCGGGCACGGCACCAAGGTCAACCGCCCTGAGCCGACGACCTCGGAAAACCATGTCGACCAAGGCGAACATTTCGACAGCCGCTTCACCGGATTTTTCGGTCAACTGACCGGGTTCGGACATCGGGTTCATTCCGACGTCCTGGAATTCGGCCCGGTCCAAGCCAATATGGCGGTTTCGAAGGCCCTTCGGGTCGATCCGCATTCCGAGGTCTTCCACATGTCACGACGCCGCTACGTTGACGGGAATGTCCATCAGTTGTCACGCACGTGGTTCGTTCCGGGACAGTTCCCGGGGATCGAAGACGAAGATTTCCGGGAGCAGTCGCTCTACGGCTATCTGGAACGGGAACACGGGGTGAGCATCGCCCAGCAGGACTTGAGCGTTTCCCTTCTGGTTCCCTCGCGGGACGAAGCCCGCACATTGAGCATTTCGGATCGTCAACCGCGCCTGTCGTTGCAGATCACGGCGTATTCGGCGGACGGGCGCCCTTTTTTGTACGGAGAGTCGATCTTCGTTTCCTCCGATGCTCACATCTTCTTCACCACCACCGGAGCATCGCCGCAACGGTGA